The Streptococcus respiraculi sequence TATCTGTATTAGATATTGCACGTAAGCGCAGTGATTTAGTTCTTCTCTGTGGTGGGTTGGGGCCGACCGAAGATGATCTGACCAAGCAAACTCTAGCCAAGTTTTTAGGTAAGGAACTGGTCTTTGACCAAGCAGCCTTGGAGAAATTAGACCGCTTTTTTGCAAGTAGAAAAGGGCGTGTTCGTACGCCAAATAATGAGCGTCAAGCCCAGCTTATCTCAGGTAGCATACCGCTTCACAATCCAGCAGGTCTAGCAGTTGGTGGCTTGATTGAGCATTCTGGCGTGACCTATATCGTGCTACCTGGTCCACCGAGTGAATTAAAGGCCATGTTTACAGAAAGTTTACATCCCTTGTTGCTTCATTCAGGTGAGAGATTATACTCTCGCGTTCTTCGATTCTTTGGCATTGGTGAAAGTCAACTGGTGACGGATTTGGCTGATTTGATTGATGCTCAGACTGATCCAACCTTGGCTCCTTATGCTAAGACAGGAGAAGTTACCTTACGTCTGTCTACGAAGGCAGAAGATGAGGCAAAAGCTAATCAAAAACTAGACCAATTGGAAAAAGAGATTTTATCGAGAAAACAACTTGCTAACTACCTGTATGGCTATGGTGAAGACAATAGTCTGGCCAAGATTGTGACTCGGGAATTAGAAGGGCAAGGGATTCGCTTTGCTATTGTGGAAAATAATACAGCTGGAATGCTGCAAGTTGACTTGACACTTTCTTTACAAAATCGTCAACTTTTTAAAGGCGGTCGAGTAATGACAGACGAGGGGGTAAGTGCTGAAACAGCAGAACAATTTGCAAGGTCGATCTGTAAAGAGTTAGATGCTGATGTCGGTCTTGTTCTTTTAGGAGGCATAAAACCCGAATCTCAAGTTGATAATGTCATGGCAAGCTACTTTATCGCTCTTTCTTTCAATGATCAAGTGACGGTGACAGAAGTTGATTTAGGAGGTTATACAGAGTTACACATCCGTCAGATTGCCTGTTTACATGCTCTGAATGCTATGCGTAATATTTTGTTAAACCATAAAATTTTGCTATAATGAGCTAAGAAATTAGAAGTAGAGGAGAAAGAAATTGGCGAAAAAACCAAGTAAAAAATTAGAAGATATTACCAAAAAATTTGGTGAGGAACGCAAAAAGGCCTTAGATGACGCTCTAAAAACGATTGAAAAAGATTTTGGTAAAGGGGCGATTATGCGCCTTGGAGAGCGTGCTGAACAAAAGGTTCAAGTTATGAGTTCAGGAAGCTTGTCGATTGATATTGCCTTAGGTGCTGGTGGTTATCCGAAAGGACGGATTATCGAAATCTACGGACCTGAAAGTTCAGGTAAGACGACAGTGGCTCTTCATGCGGTTGCCCAAGCACAAAAAGAAGGTGGTATTGCAGCCTTTATCGATGCTGAGCATGCACTTGACCCGGCCTATGCCCAAGCGCTTGGTGTGAATATTGATGAGTTGCTCTTGTCTCAACCAGACTCTGGTGAGCAGGGACTCGAAATTGCTGGTAAGTTGATTGATTCAGGTGCAGTTGACCTTGTAGTTGTTGACTCGGTTGCAGCCCTTGTGCCTCGTGCGGAGATTGATGGTGAGATTGGGGATAGCCACGTTGGTTTGCAGGCACGTATGATGAGCCAGGCTATGCGTAAGCTGTCTGCTTCCATTAACAAGACCAAAACGATTGCGATTTTCATCAACCAATTGCGTGAAAAAGTTGGTGTGATGTTTGGAAATCCTGAGACAACGCCTGGTGGGCGTGCGCTTAAATTCTACGCTTCTGTCCGTATGGATGTTCGTGGAAATACTCAGATTAAGGGGAGTGGTGACCAAAAAGATACCAATGTCGGAAAAGAAACCAAGGTGAAAATTGTTAAAAATAAGGTCGCTCCTCCTTTCAAGGAAGCCGTTGTTGAAATCATGTACGGCCACGGTATTTCACAAACGGGTGAATTGATTGAAATCGGTAGCAATCTTGGTATCATCAAAAAAGCTGGTGCTTGGTATTCTTACAACGATGAGAAAATCGGTCAAGGTTCAGAAAACGCTAAGAAATACTTGGAAGAGAATCCAGAAGTATTTGCTGAAATCGATCGCAAAATCCGTGTTCACTATGGCTTGATTGAAGATACAGAGCCTGCAGCAGTTGCTGAAAAGACAGAAGTTCCAGCAGACATTCAAGATGTTGTTCTTGATTTGGACGGCGGGATTGAATTAGAAGATTAGAAATCAAAGGAGGTGGAGATTTGTTCTCGCCTTTTTTTGTATAAAAACACCCCCCCATTTTACGAATATTTTTGTTAGAGTTTACAAAATAATGAGGTAAAAAGTGAAAAATAGGTCTTTAGACTGAAGCCTTTCTATGGTATAATGGAGTATAATGTGTTTAAGAAAATGTAGCAAAGGAGAGACTACATGATTAAAATTTATACAGTTTCCAGCTGTACAAGTTGTAAAAAAGCGAAAAACTGGCTCAATGCTCACCAGTTATCATACAACGAGCATAATTTAGGAAAAGAAGCTATCAGCAAAGAAGAGATTTTAAATATTCTAACGAAGACTGAAAATGGGATTGCGAGTATTGTATCCTCTAAAAATCGCTATGCTAAAAATCTCGACTGTGATATTGAAGATTTGAGTGTCAACGAAGTGATTGAGTTGATCACGGAAAATCCACGAATTTTAAAAAGCCCCATCCTAATTGATGAGAAACGCCTTCAGGTAGGCTATAAAGAAGACGACATCCGTGCTTTTCTACCCCGTTCTGTACGCAATGTAGAGAATGCACAAGCTCGTTTGCGTGCAGCTCTATAAGGTGCGCACTAGAGAGAAAAGTTTGATTTTTTGGTCAAACTTTTTTTGTCGCAGATAATAGAATTTGCTACGGCTAACATTTAGCCTGTAAAAGCCAGTAATATAAGGTCGAATCATTGATAGTATAGACTAAATATGGTATACTAAAGGTAGTAGAATAAGGAAAGAAGGTGTAAGTATGGGATTCACAGAAGAAACTGTTCGTTTTCGTTTGGATGATGTTAATAAACAAGAAATTAGCGAAACCTTGACAAATGTTTACCGTTCTCTCGATGAGAAAGGTTACAATCCAATTAACCAAATCGTAGGCTATGTATTGAGTGGAGATCCAGCTTATATCCCTCGTTACAATGATGCGCGGAACCGGATTCGTAAGTATGAACGCGATGAGATCGTAGAGGAATTGGTCCGTTTTTATTTGAAGGGAAATGGGATTGACCTCTGATGAGAATAATGGGATTAGATGTAGGTTCCAAAACAGTTGGAGTAGCAATTTCAGATCCTCTTGGCTTTACAGCGCAAGGATTGGAAATTATTCCGATTGATGAGGAGAAGGGTGAATTCGGATTTGACCGCTTGACAGAGCTGGTTCAAGAATACAAGGTGGATACATTCGTTGTAGGTCTACCGAAAAATATGAATAATACTAGCGGGCCGCGCGTTGAGGCTAGTCAAGCCTATGGTGACCGCTTGGTAGAACGATACGGTTTGCCAGTCAAGTATCAGGATGAACGCCTGACTACAGTGGCAGCAGAGCGCATGTTAATTGAGCAGGCAGACATCAGTCGCGGCAAACGCAAGAAAGTAATTGATAAGTTAGCTGCACAGCTCATTTTACAAAATTATTTAGATAGAACATTTTAAGGAGTAACACATGGCACACAATCACGAACATGATCATGATCATAACCACGATGAACGCGAGTTTATCACTCTAGTAGATGATAATGGAAACGAAACTCTATTTGAAATTCTTTTGACCATTGATGGACAAGAAGAGTTTGGCAAAAATTACGTTCTCCTTATCCCTGCAAGCGCAGAAGAAGATGAAAACGGTGAAGTTGAAATCCAAGCTTATTCATATATTGAAAATGAAAACGGCACAGAAGGCGACCTCCAACCAATCCCAGAAGACGCAACAGCAGAATGGGATATGATTGAAGAAGTCTTCAACAGCTTTATGGAGGAGTAAAAACGTCCAGTGGACGTTTTTAGCCCTGTCCTTAAAAATTCGAAGGGATAGGAAGTCCAGCGGGCTATTTTAGCTTCGCTCTTAAAAACAAGAAAGAGCGGGAAGTCCAGTGGACGTTTTTAAATGGCTCTTTGTCAACTGTAGTGGGTGACTTATAGCTACATACGAGAGGAGACGAAATTCGTCTTCTCTTTTTCGATGTTCAAAGCGAGGTAGATGCGTTTTTTGAAATTGTCAAAGTTCCGATAGCCGAATGCATTGCGCTTGATGTCTTTGATGAGTTTGTTAGTGGCTTCTAGCTTGGCATTAGAATAAGGAAGTTCGATGGCATTGGTGATATATTCCTGATAGCGTCTGAAAGTGTTCAAAGCTACCTTGAAGGTGTGATTGAGATGCGGTAAGGCATCGTGAATTAAGTTAAAGAAATGCTCGGAATTCTTCTCTTGGAGGTGAAAAAGTAATAACTGATAAAGGTCGTAATAGCCTTTTAACTCAGGGACCCGTTTGAACAACTTCTGGAGACATTCTCTAGGAGATAAGGTTTCTCTAAAGGTTCGGGAATAGAAAACATTTAGAGAGAGTTTTCGGCTATCTTTTTGAATTAGTTTCCAGTAGTATTTGAGGGCACGATACTCAATAGATTTTTTATCATATTGGTTCATGAGTTGGATACGCGTTTGGTTCAAAGCCCTACTCATGTGCTGAACGATATGAAAACGATCCAGAACAATTTTAGCTTTTGGGAATAAGCTCTTAATGAGAGGAATATAACTTCCAGACATATCAACCGTAACGACTTTTACCTTGTTTCTAGCTTCTTTAGAATACTTGAAGAAATGGTTTCGGATGGTCGTTTGTCTTCGATTATCGAGAATTGTTATGATTTTCCTTGTATTGAAATCTTGAGCAATAAAGGCTAGTTTTCCCTTCTGATAGGAGAATTCGTCCCAAGATAAAATTTCAGGTAGAGAAGAATAGTCCTCCTTGAACTGGAATTGCTTGAGTTTTCGATAGGCTGTGGAGATGGAGATAGCGAGCTTAGAAGCGATGTGAGATAGCGCTTCTCTATTGAGTAATAGTTGAGCAATCTTTTTCCAGACTAGTTCAGAGATTTGGCAGTTTTTCTTAACGAGACTAGTTTCAGAGACAGTCACTTTACGACAGGACTTACATTGAAACCGTCTCTTTTTCAAGCGAATAAGACTAGGGAAACCACCGATTTCAATGAAGGGGATTTTAGAAGGTTTTTGGAAGTCGTATTTGATTTGTTTCGCCTTGCAGTATTTACATTTGGGAGGGTGATAATCAAGTGTAGCGATGAGTTCGATATGGGTCTCGTGTTGAATGGCATGATTCAAGGTGATATTTTTATCTTTCATTCCGATGAGTAATGTGGTATTATTGAGGTGTTCCATAAGAGTCTTTCTAATGAGGGTTTGGTCGCTTTTCATTATAAGTCTTATGGGACTTTTTTGATACTCAAAAAGCTCTATAATCTCCATAGTGGAGTTACCCACTACAGAAATTATAGAGCCTTTTAAATAAGGCTAACAGAATCCTTTTGTAAATAGTAAGCAGAAATACGAGAGTGTAGGTCACGACTCGTATTTTTTCTGCGAAAAATGGGGAATATAACCTAGATAAAATTGTCATACTTAATTATTTTTGGTATAATATATAGATATTTTGAGGAGAGTGAAGGATGAAAAAGGAAGGATTTGGCGAGAAAGTTCGTAGACTACGAGAGAAACGAGGCTGGACGAGAGAGCAATTTTGTAACGATGAGCTAGATTTAACTGTACGACAGTTGACACGTATTGAACATGGGATATCGAAGCCCACCTTGACTAAAATATTTTTTATTGCGCGTCGTTTAGGCTTGTCGTTGTTTGAGCTGATGCCTGATTATATTGACTTGCCAGATCAGTACGTGAAGCTCAAATATGATATTTTGCGTACGCCAACCTATAATCAGCTCGATTTGGTTGAAAAGCGCAATCAGAAGCTGCTTGAAATCTATGATCACTTCTACGATATGCTGCCTGAAATCGAGCGACTTGCTATCGATACCTTACAGTCCACCATTGATGTGTTAGAAACCCAATCAGACACCTTTG is a genomic window containing:
- a CDS encoding DUF1292 domain-containing protein; the protein is MAHNHEHDHDHNHDEREFITLVDDNGNETLFEILLTIDGQEEFGKNYVLLIPASAEEDENGEVEIQAYSYIENENGTEGDLQPIPEDATAEWDMIEEVFNSFMEE
- the ruvX gene encoding Holliday junction resolvase RuvX yields the protein MRIMGLDVGSKTVGVAISDPLGFTAQGLEIIPIDEEKGEFGFDRLTELVQEYKVDTFVVGLPKNMNNTSGPRVEASQAYGDRLVERYGLPVKYQDERLTTVAAERMLIEQADISRGKRKKVIDKLAAQLILQNYLDRTF
- a CDS encoding IreB family regulatory phosphoprotein; its protein translation is MGFTEETVRFRLDDVNKQEISETLTNVYRSLDEKGYNPINQIVGYVLSGDPAYIPRYNDARNRIRKYERDEIVEELVRFYLKGNGIDL
- the recA gene encoding recombinase RecA, which codes for MAKKPSKKLEDITKKFGEERKKALDDALKTIEKDFGKGAIMRLGERAEQKVQVMSSGSLSIDIALGAGGYPKGRIIEIYGPESSGKTTVALHAVAQAQKEGGIAAFIDAEHALDPAYAQALGVNIDELLLSQPDSGEQGLEIAGKLIDSGAVDLVVVDSVAALVPRAEIDGEIGDSHVGLQARMMSQAMRKLSASINKTKTIAIFINQLREKVGVMFGNPETTPGGRALKFYASVRMDVRGNTQIKGSGDQKDTNVGKETKVKIVKNKVAPPFKEAVVEIMYGHGISQTGELIEIGSNLGIIKKAGAWYSYNDEKIGQGSENAKKYLEENPEVFAEIDRKIRVHYGLIEDTEPAAVAEKTEVPADIQDVVLDLDGGIELED
- the spx gene encoding transcriptional regulator Spx — encoded protein: MIKIYTVSSCTSCKKAKNWLNAHQLSYNEHNLGKEAISKEEILNILTKTENGIASIVSSKNRYAKNLDCDIEDLSVNEVIELITENPRILKSPILIDEKRLQVGYKEDDIRAFLPRSVRNVENAQARLRAAL
- a CDS encoding ISL3 family transposase, producing MEHLNNTTLLIGMKDKNITLNHAIQHETHIELIATLDYHPPKCKYCKAKQIKYDFQKPSKIPFIEIGGFPSLIRLKKRRFQCKSCRKVTVSETSLVKKNCQISELVWKKIAQLLLNREALSHIASKLAISISTAYRKLKQFQFKEDYSSLPEILSWDEFSYQKGKLAFIAQDFNTRKIITILDNRRQTTIRNHFFKYSKEARNKVKVVTVDMSGSYIPLIKSLFPKAKIVLDRFHIVQHMSRALNQTRIQLMNQYDKKSIEYRALKYYWKLIQKDSRKLSLNVFYSRTFRETLSPRECLQKLFKRVPELKGYYDLYQLLLFHLQEKNSEHFFNLIHDALPHLNHTFKVALNTFRRYQEYITNAIELPYSNAKLEATNKLIKDIKRNAFGYRNFDNFKKRIYLALNIEKEKTNFVSSRM
- a CDS encoding competence/damage-inducible protein A, encoding MKAELIAVGTEILTGQIVNTNAQFLSEKLATLGIDVFFHTAVGDNEARLLSVLDIARKRSDLVLLCGGLGPTEDDLTKQTLAKFLGKELVFDQAALEKLDRFFASRKGRVRTPNNERQAQLISGSIPLHNPAGLAVGGLIEHSGVTYIVLPGPPSELKAMFTESLHPLLLHSGERLYSRVLRFFGIGESQLVTDLADLIDAQTDPTLAPYAKTGEVTLRLSTKAEDEAKANQKLDQLEKEILSRKQLANYLYGYGEDNSLAKIVTRELEGQGIRFAIVENNTAGMLQVDLTLSLQNRQLFKGGRVMTDEGVSAETAEQFARSICKELDADVGLVLLGGIKPESQVDNVMASYFIALSFNDQVTVTEVDLGGYTELHIRQIACLHALNAMRNILLNHKILL